One window of the Tachypleus tridentatus isolate NWPU-2018 chromosome 10, ASM421037v1, whole genome shotgun sequence genome contains the following:
- the LOC143228942 gene encoding uncharacterized protein LOC143228942, whose product MKPGIRGCYGASCAATLTGILVVAAGVIAMVLSIFRSTTVTDHNSWWFLVGVLAAGFLCLTLGFLGCAFGFCCHLAETSNEAAVHPVEDRKILPSQPITPFHTAVAPPPFMYQPPSGHIQAWSPYHQESNNLPPPIQQMAPPAVVET is encoded by the coding sequence ATGAAACCGGGAATACGAGGGTGTTATGGAGCCTCCTGTGCGGCTACGCTCACTGGGATCTTGGTGGTCGCTGCTGGAGTGATAGCGATGGTCTTATCTATTTTCCGATCAACTACTGTTACAGACCACAATAGCTGGTGGTTCCTTGTAGGTGTTTTGGCAGCTGGGTTTCTTTGTCTGACACTAGGATTCTTAGGATGTGCGTTTGGATTCTGTTGCCACCTGGCGGAAACTTCAAACGAAGCAGCTGTCCATCCAGTTGAAGACAGGAAGATTTTACCTTCACAACCAATTACTCCTTTCCATACAGCAGTAGCTCCTCCTCCATTCATGTATCAGCCACCATCTGGACACATTCAGGCCTGGTCCCCTTACCATCAGGAATCAAATAATCTACCCCCTCCCATCCAACAGATGGCACCACCAGCGGTGGTCGAAACTTAA